The proteins below are encoded in one region of Streptomyces cyanogenus:
- a CDS encoding VWA domain-containing protein codes for MTADEAAVGAARERLRRWRLVLGGGQADGTGCALSGRDAAMDGTLAALYGRSDKPQPGRDRSAGLGASAPSVARWLGDIRSYFPSSVVQVMQRDAIDRLGLASLLLEPEMLEAVEADVHLVGTLLSLHKAMPETTRETARAVVRKVVEDLEKRLATRTRATLTGALDRSARVSRPRHHDIDWNRTIAANLKHYLPEYRTVVPERLIGYGRAARSVKKDVVLCIDQSGSMASSVVYASVFGAVLASMRSISTRLVVFDTAVVDLTDQLDDPVDVLFGTQLGGGTDINRALAYCQAQITRPAETVVVLISDLYEGGIRNEMLKRVAAMKASGVQFVALLALSDEGAPAYDRDHAAALAALGAPAFACTPDLFPEVMAAALEKRPLPIPDAA; via the coding sequence GTGACGGCGGACGAGGCGGCGGTGGGCGCCGCGCGGGAGCGGTTGCGGCGCTGGCGGCTGGTCCTGGGCGGGGGCCAGGCCGACGGCACCGGGTGCGCGCTGTCCGGCCGGGACGCGGCGATGGACGGCACGCTGGCCGCGCTCTACGGCAGGAGCGACAAACCACAGCCGGGCCGGGACCGGTCCGCGGGGCTCGGTGCTTCCGCGCCGTCCGTGGCGCGCTGGCTCGGGGACATCCGCAGCTACTTCCCGTCCTCCGTCGTCCAGGTCATGCAGCGCGACGCCATCGACCGGCTGGGCCTCGCCTCCCTGCTGCTGGAGCCGGAGATGCTGGAGGCGGTGGAGGCCGACGTGCACCTGGTGGGCACGCTGCTCTCGCTCCACAAGGCGATGCCGGAGACGACCCGGGAGACGGCCCGCGCGGTCGTGCGCAAGGTGGTCGAGGACCTGGAGAAGCGGCTCGCCACCCGCACCCGGGCCACCCTCACCGGCGCCCTGGACCGCAGCGCGCGCGTCAGCCGTCCGCGCCACCACGACATCGACTGGAACCGCACCATCGCGGCCAACCTCAAGCACTACCTGCCGGAGTACCGCACGGTCGTACCGGAACGGCTCATCGGCTACGGACGGGCCGCGCGGTCGGTGAAGAAGGACGTCGTGCTCTGCATCGACCAGTCCGGGTCGATGGCGTCGTCGGTGGTGTACGCGTCCGTGTTCGGCGCGGTCCTCGCCTCGATGCGGTCGATCAGCACCCGGCTGGTCGTCTTCGACACGGCGGTCGTCGACCTCACCGACCAGCTGGACGACCCCGTCGACGTGCTCTTCGGCACCCAGCTCGGCGGCGGTACGGACATCAACCGGGCGCTCGCCTACTGCCAGGCGCAGATCACCCGGCCGGCCGAGACCGTCGTGGTGCTGATCAGCGACCTGTACGAGGGCGGTATCCGCAACGAGATGCTCAAGCGGGTCGCGGCCATGAAGGCGTCCGGGGTGCAGTTCGTGGCGCTGCTCGCGCTGTCGGACGAGGGGGCGCCCGCGTACGACCGCGACCATGCCGCGGCGCTCGCCGCGCTCGGCGCACCGGCCTTCGCCTGCACCCCGGACCTGTTCCCCGAGGTGATGGCCGCCGCCCTGGAGAAGCGGCCCCTGCCCATACCGGACGCGGCGTGA
- the sucC gene encoding ADP-forming succinate--CoA ligase subunit beta, with protein MDLFEYQARDLFAKHDVPVLAGEVIDTPEAAREITERLGGKSVVKAQVKVGGRGKAGGVKLAASADEAVARATDILGMDIKGHTVHKVMIAETAPEILEEYYVSFLLDRANRTFLSIASVEGGMEIEEVAATRPEAVAKTAIDPIDGVDEAKAREIVEAAKFPAEVADKVVNVLVKLWDTFIKSDALLVEVNPLAKVASGEVIALDGKVSLDDNAEFRHPEYEELHDKAAANPLEAAAKEKNLNYVKLDGEVGIIGNGAGLVMSTLDVVAYAGEKHGGVKPANFLDIGGGASAQVMANGLEIILGDPDVKSVFVNVFGGITACDEVANGIVQALKLLEDRGEEVTKPLVVRLDGNNAELGRQILTDANHPLVQRVDTMDGAADKAAELAAAK; from the coding sequence GTGGACCTGTTCGAGTACCAGGCGAGGGACCTCTTCGCCAAGCACGATGTACCGGTGCTGGCCGGTGAAGTCATCGACACGCCTGAGGCGGCGCGCGAGATCACCGAGCGTCTGGGCGGCAAGTCCGTCGTCAAGGCGCAGGTGAAGGTCGGTGGTCGTGGCAAGGCCGGCGGCGTCAAGCTGGCCGCCTCCGCGGACGAGGCCGTCGCCCGCGCGACGGACATCCTCGGCATGGACATCAAGGGCCACACGGTCCACAAGGTCATGATCGCCGAGACCGCTCCGGAGATCCTCGAGGAGTACTACGTCTCCTTCCTCCTCGACCGTGCCAACCGCACCTTCCTCTCCATCGCCTCCGTCGAGGGCGGTATGGAGATCGAGGAGGTGGCGGCCACCCGTCCGGAGGCCGTCGCCAAGACCGCGATCGACCCGATCGACGGTGTGGACGAGGCCAAGGCCCGCGAGATCGTCGAGGCCGCCAAGTTCCCGGCCGAGGTCGCGGACAAGGTCGTCAACGTCCTGGTCAAGCTGTGGGACACCTTCATCAAGTCGGACGCCCTCCTGGTCGAGGTCAACCCGCTCGCGAAGGTCGCCTCCGGCGAGGTCATCGCCCTGGACGGCAAGGTGTCGCTCGACGACAACGCCGAGTTCCGTCACCCCGAGTACGAGGAGCTCCACGACAAGGCCGCGGCCAACCCGCTCGAGGCCGCCGCCAAGGAGAAGAACCTCAACTACGTCAAGCTCGACGGCGAGGTCGGCATCATCGGCAACGGCGCGGGTCTCGTCATGAGCACCCTGGACGTCGTCGCGTACGCCGGTGAGAAGCACGGTGGCGTCAAGCCGGCCAACTTCCTGGACATCGGCGGTGGCGCCTCCGCCCAGGTCATGGCCAACGGTCTGGAGATCATCCTCGGCGACCCGGACGTCAAGTCCGTGTTCGTCAACGTCTTCGGTGGCATCACCGCCTGCGACGAGGTCGCCAACGGCATCGTCCAGGCCCTGAAGCTGCTGGAGGACCGCGGCGAGGAGGTCACCAAGCCGCTCGTCGTCCGCCTCGACGGCAACAACGCCGAGCTGGGCCGGCAGATCCTCACGGACGCCAACCACCCGCTGGTGCAGCGCGTCGACACCATGGACGGCGCGGCCGACAAGGCCGCCGAGCTGGCCGCCGCCAAGTAA
- the sucD gene encoding succinate--CoA ligase subunit alpha: protein MAIWLNKDSKVIVQGMTGATGMKHTKLMLGDGTNVVGGVNPRKAGQTVDFDGTEVPVFGTVKEAIEKTGANVSVIFVPEKFTKDAVVEAIDAEIPLAVVITEGIAVHDTASFWSYAGKKGNKTRIIGPNCPGIITPGQSNVGIIPGDITKPGRIGLVSKSGTLTYQMMYELRDIGFSTAVGIGGDPIIGTTHIDALAAFQDDPDTDLIVMIGEIGGDAEERAAAFIKENVTKPVVGYVAGFTAPEGKTMGHAGAIVSGSSGTAQAKKEALEAAGVKVGKTPTETAKLAREILSA from the coding sequence ATGGCTATCTGGCTCAACAAGGACAGCAAGGTCATCGTCCAGGGCATGACCGGCGCCACCGGCATGAAGCACACCAAGCTCATGCTGGGTGACGGCACCAACGTCGTGGGCGGCGTGAACCCGCGCAAGGCGGGTCAGACCGTGGACTTCGACGGCACCGAGGTACCCGTCTTCGGCACCGTCAAGGAGGCCATCGAGAAGACCGGCGCCAACGTCTCCGTCATCTTCGTGCCGGAGAAGTTCACCAAGGACGCGGTCGTCGAGGCCATCGACGCCGAGATCCCGCTGGCCGTCGTGATCACCGAGGGCATCGCGGTGCACGACACGGCGTCCTTCTGGTCGTACGCCGGCAAGAAGGGCAACAAGACCCGGATCATCGGCCCGAACTGCCCCGGCATCATCACCCCGGGCCAGTCGAACGTCGGCATCATCCCGGGCGACATCACCAAGCCGGGCCGCATCGGCCTGGTGTCGAAGTCCGGCACGCTGACGTACCAGATGATGTACGAGCTGCGGGACATCGGCTTCTCCACCGCCGTCGGCATCGGTGGCGACCCGATCATCGGCACCACGCACATCGACGCCCTGGCCGCGTTCCAGGACGACCCCGACACCGACCTGATCGTGATGATCGGTGAGATCGGCGGTGACGCCGAGGAGCGTGCGGCCGCGTTCATCAAGGAGAACGTGACCAAGCCGGTCGTCGGCTACGTCGCGGGCTTCACCGCGCCCGAGGGCAAGACCATGGGCCACGCCGGCGCCATCGTCTCCGGTTCCTCCGGCACTGCCCAGGCCAAGAAGGAGGCCCTCGAGGCCGCGGGCGTCAAGGTCGGCAAGACCCCGACCGAGACGGCCAAGCTCGCCCGCGAGATCCTGAGCGCCTGA
- a CDS encoding RNA polymerase sigma factor, with translation MVKTQSPEPTAPQERSQQGGLTARKSTPLTPAQAFDALYAFCAPALVRQTYLLTGRRELARESVERAFQLAWQRWPEVARDRDPAGWVRAVAYDCALSPWHRFRPRYRSPEPPPADPADRELLHTLLELPAAYRRTLVLYDGVGLDLPETAAETESSTPAAANRLTHAREAVAARLPELADPAELHRRLLELASTEHLRAARPTVVRTGCERRNVFWTRAAIAFTVTIIGATTLTLRTAPTRYEAPVAPAQAVQGVPPPAAAGPLSRKEQALKTKLRRETTGPQRVFPEPR, from the coding sequence ATGGTGAAGACACAGAGCCCCGAGCCGACGGCCCCTCAGGAACGCTCGCAGCAGGGTGGTCTGACGGCCAGAAAGTCGACCCCGCTGACGCCTGCTCAGGCCTTCGACGCGCTGTACGCCTTCTGCGCACCCGCCCTCGTACGCCAGACCTATCTGCTCACCGGGCGCCGGGAGCTGGCCCGCGAGTCCGTGGAGCGGGCCTTCCAGCTGGCGTGGCAGCGCTGGCCGGAGGTGGCCCGGGACCGGGATCCGGCCGGCTGGGTGCGAGCGGTGGCGTACGACTGCGCGCTCTCCCCCTGGCACCGCTTCCGCCCCCGCTACCGGTCCCCGGAACCCCCGCCCGCCGACCCGGCCGACCGGGAGCTGCTGCACACACTGCTCGAACTGCCGGCGGCGTACCGGCGCACGCTCGTCCTGTACGACGGTGTGGGCCTCGACCTGCCGGAGACGGCGGCCGAGACCGAGTCGAGCACCCCGGCCGCCGCCAACCGGCTGACCCACGCGCGGGAGGCGGTCGCCGCGCGGCTGCCGGAGCTGGCCGACCCCGCCGAGCTGCACCGCCGGCTGCTCGAACTGGCCTCGACGGAGCACCTGCGGGCGGCCCGGCCGACGGTGGTGCGTACCGGGTGCGAACGCCGGAACGTCTTCTGGACCCGGGCGGCCATCGCCTTCACGGTCACGATCATCGGCGCGACGACGCTCACGCTGCGGACGGCACCGACCCGCTACGAGGCCCCGGTCGCTCCGGCCCAGGCGGTGCAGGGGGTCCCGCCCCCGGCCGCCGCGGGCCCGCTCTCACGAAAGGAGCAGGCCCTGAAGACCAAGCTGCGCCGGGAGACGACCGGCCCGCAGCGGGTGTTCCCGGAACCGCGGTGA
- a CDS encoding DUF6350 family protein, producing the protein MACVIQTTARRSPSALLISRMRDRSPGFAASLLGGAVAAGLGLGSFAVLVMMFWVSSPYPDSGPGGALHTAAALWLLAHGVELIRTDTLSGAPMPVGLTPLLLLAVPLWLVYRAARDAIDASAEPDGPPPVGARTAWTGVVLGYLGVGAAATLYCSGGELRPQWAWVTVCLPLVAASAAGAGVWTAYGRPSGPVPSVPAVLPGPLRRLVSGTDARARLGAAVRAAGAATAVLVGGGALLVGVSLVWHGEPARASFLQLTEGWTGRFAVLLLGVALVPNAAVWAASYALGPGFLLGTGHLVDPLASHPAPLLPPFPLLAAVPEPGAGTPQNWAVCVVPAMAGMTAGWFVARAAVRQASGEPARARWSAGRTAGVVLLTALVCAAALALLAELAGGPMGVAALARLGPLWWQTGGAAGAWTLVFALPVALTTRAWRLRRRRHSGGIPAQGTETGARTGAKGGAAQPTAAATAAAASATRETPEAGEPEEAGVVAATAQDAGKADEVPATAAGGDAPGGAAATPDAGAGTGAGAGRFRRRGPGRGAAEGGTSAQTAGATGADEEEPYEVLPAADPFPTTYPSPFPASFTEPSPGGRHDDLTRASRWAALREAAGAPEDGVGTVTRPESGPEPEPGAGPRPDRRPDAAG; encoded by the coding sequence ATGGCGTGCGTGATCCAGACGACCGCTCGCCGTTCGCCGTCGGCGCTCCTGATCTCCCGCATGCGCGACCGCTCGCCCGGCTTCGCCGCGAGCCTGCTGGGCGGTGCCGTCGCGGCCGGACTGGGCCTCGGTTCGTTCGCCGTGCTCGTCATGATGTTCTGGGTGAGTTCGCCGTACCCGGACAGCGGACCGGGCGGCGCACTGCACACCGCCGCCGCCCTGTGGCTGCTCGCGCACGGTGTCGAACTGATCCGCACCGACACGCTCTCCGGCGCGCCCATGCCCGTCGGCCTCACCCCGTTGCTGCTGCTCGCCGTGCCGCTGTGGCTGGTCTACCGGGCGGCTCGGGACGCCATCGACGCCTCCGCCGAGCCGGACGGCCCGCCGCCGGTGGGGGCGCGCACCGCATGGACGGGGGTGGTCCTCGGCTATCTGGGTGTCGGTGCCGCCGCGACGCTGTACTGCTCCGGCGGCGAACTGCGCCCCCAGTGGGCATGGGTGACGGTCTGTCTGCCCCTGGTCGCGGCGAGCGCGGCCGGCGCCGGGGTGTGGACGGCGTACGGCCGTCCGTCCGGGCCCGTGCCGAGCGTGCCGGCGGTGCTGCCGGGCCCGCTGCGGCGTCTGGTGTCCGGGACGGACGCGCGGGCCCGGCTGGGCGCCGCCGTACGCGCCGCCGGTGCCGCGACGGCCGTGCTCGTCGGGGGCGGCGCACTGCTGGTCGGGGTGTCGCTGGTGTGGCACGGCGAGCCGGCGCGGGCCTCCTTCCTGCAGCTGACGGAGGGCTGGACGGGCCGGTTCGCGGTGCTGCTGCTCGGCGTCGCCCTGGTCCCCAACGCGGCGGTGTGGGCCGCGTCCTATGCGCTCGGGCCCGGTTTCCTCCTCGGCACCGGACACCTGGTCGACCCGCTCGCCTCCCACCCGGCCCCGCTGCTGCCGCCGTTCCCGCTGCTGGCCGCGGTGCCCGAGCCGGGCGCCGGTACGCCGCAGAACTGGGCGGTGTGCGTGGTGCCGGCGATGGCCGGGATGACGGCGGGGTGGTTCGTGGCACGGGCGGCCGTACGGCAGGCGTCCGGTGAACCGGCGCGGGCCCGCTGGTCGGCCGGCCGGACCGCCGGGGTGGTCCTGCTGACGGCCCTGGTCTGCGCGGCGGCCCTCGCCCTGCTCGCCGAGCTGGCGGGCGGCCCCATGGGCGTGGCCGCACTGGCCCGTCTCGGCCCGCTGTGGTGGCAGACCGGGGGCGCGGCCGGGGCCTGGACACTGGTGTTCGCCCTGCCGGTGGCGCTGACCACCCGGGCCTGGCGGCTGCGCCGCCGTCGGCATTCCGGCGGCATTCCGGCGCAGGGTACGGAGACGGGGGCCCGGACGGGTGCGAAAGGAGGCGCTGCCCAGCCGACGGCGGCGGCGACGGCAGCGGCAGCGAGCGCGACCAGGGAGACCCCCGAGGCCGGGGAGCCGGAGGAGGCCGGAGTGGTGGCTGCTACGGCCCAGGACGCGGGCAAGGCCGACGAAGTACCGGCCACGGCCGCCGGCGGTGACGCCCCGGGCGGGGCCGCGGCCACCCCCGACGCCGGGGCCGGAACCGGGGCGGGCGCGGGTCGTTTCAGGCGCCGGGGCCCGGGCCGGGGCGCTGCCGAGGGGGGTACGTCCGCTCAGACGGCCGGTGCGACGGGAGCGGACGAGGAAGAGCCGTACGAGGTGCTTCCCGCCGCCGACCCGTTCCCGACCACGTACCCGAGTCCTTTCCCGGCCTCGTTCACCGAACCGTCCCCCGGGGGCCGGCACGACGACCTCACCCGGGCCTCACGCTGGGCGGCCTTGAGGGAGGCTGCGGGTGCTCCCGAGGACGGCGTCGGCACCGTCACGCGGCCGGAGTCCGGGCCCGAGCCGGAGCCCGGCGCCGGTCCCCGTCCCGACCGCCGGCCGGATGCCGCCGGGTGA
- the purN gene encoding phosphoribosylglycinamide formyltransferase: MAATTPGPAVKRLVVLVSGSGTNLQALLDEIERTGAESYGARIVAVGADRAGIEGLARAERAGIPTFVCKVKDHGSREEWDAALAGAVAAYEPDLVVSAGFMKIVGKEFLARFGGRFVNTHPALLPSFPGAHGVRDALAYGAKVTGCTVHFVDDGVDTGPIIAQGVVEVRDEDDESALHERIKEVERRLLVEVVGRLARNGYRIEGRKVVIQ, from the coding sequence GTGGCCGCCACCACCCCTGGCCCAGCGGTCAAGCGCCTCGTCGTGCTGGTCTCCGGATCCGGCACCAACCTGCAGGCGCTCCTGGACGAGATCGAGCGCACCGGAGCCGAGTCGTACGGCGCACGGATCGTCGCCGTCGGGGCCGACCGCGCCGGCATCGAGGGGCTGGCCCGTGCCGAGCGGGCCGGGATCCCCACCTTCGTGTGCAAGGTCAAGGACCACGGCTCCCGCGAGGAGTGGGACGCGGCGCTCGCCGGGGCCGTCGCCGCGTACGAGCCCGACCTCGTCGTATCCGCCGGCTTCATGAAGATCGTCGGCAAGGAGTTCCTGGCCCGTTTCGGCGGACGGTTCGTCAACACACATCCCGCCCTGCTGCCCAGTTTTCCGGGGGCCCACGGGGTCCGTGACGCGCTCGCGTACGGCGCCAAGGTCACCGGCTGCACCGTCCACTTCGTCGACGACGGCGTCGACACCGGCCCGATCATCGCCCAGGGCGTGGTCGAGGTCCGGGACGAGGACGACGAGAGCGCGCTGCACGAGCGCATCAAGGAAGTCGAGCGAAGGCTGCTCGTCGAGGTCGTGGGGCGGCTCGCCCGCAACGGCTATCGCATTGAGGGACGAAAGGTAGTTATCCAGTGA
- the purH gene encoding bifunctional phosphoribosylaminoimidazolecarboxamide formyltransferase/IMP cyclohydrolase: MTAESNKRAIRRALVSVYDKTGLEELARGLHEAGVELVSTGSTAGRIAAAGVPVTKVEELTGFPECLDGRVKTLHPRVHAGILADLRLDSHREQLAELGVEPFDLVVVNLYPFRETVASGASPDECVEQIDIGGPSMVRAAAKNHPSVAVVTSPERYADVLAAVKDGGFDLAARKRLAAEAFRHTAEYDIAVSSWFASSYAPADDSQFPDFLAASLERAHTLRYGENPHQPAALYTSGEGGLAAAEQLHGKEMSYNNYTDTDAARRAAYDHAEPCVAIIKHANPCGIAIGADVAEAHRKAHACDPVSAYGGVIAVNRPVSKEMAEQVAEIFTEVIVAPDYEEGALEALTKKKNIRVLRCPDGPAHPVEVKPIDGGALLQVADRLQADGDDPANWTLASGEALSAEELKELAFAWKACRAVKSNAILLAKDGASVGVGMGQVNRVDSCKLAVERAGEERARGSYAASDAFFPFPDGPEILIGAGVRAIVQPGGSIRDEQVVEAAKKAGVTMYFTGTRHFFH, encoded by the coding sequence GTGACCGCCGAGAGCAACAAGCGGGCCATCCGTCGCGCGCTCGTCAGCGTCTACGACAAGACCGGCCTTGAGGAGCTGGCCCGCGGGCTGCACGAGGCCGGTGTGGAGCTGGTCTCCACCGGGTCCACGGCCGGCCGGATCGCCGCCGCCGGTGTCCCGGTCACCAAGGTCGAGGAGCTGACCGGCTTCCCCGAGTGCCTGGACGGCCGGGTCAAGACCCTGCACCCGAGGGTGCACGCGGGCATCCTCGCGGACCTGCGCCTGGACAGCCACCGCGAGCAGCTCGCCGAGCTGGGCGTGGAGCCGTTCGACCTGGTCGTCGTCAACCTGTACCCGTTCCGGGAGACGGTCGCCTCCGGTGCCTCGCCCGACGAGTGCGTGGAGCAGATCGACATCGGCGGCCCCTCGATGGTCCGTGCCGCCGCCAAGAACCACCCGTCCGTCGCCGTGGTCACCAGCCCGGAGCGGTACGCCGACGTCCTCGCCGCGGTGAAGGACGGCGGCTTCGACCTCGCCGCCCGCAAGCGCCTGGCCGCGGAGGCCTTCCGGCACACGGCGGAGTACGACATCGCGGTCTCCTCCTGGTTCGCCTCCTCCTACGCCCCGGCCGACGACTCGCAGTTCCCGGACTTCCTCGCCGCCTCCCTGGAGCGCGCGCACACCCTGCGCTACGGAGAGAACCCGCACCAGCCCGCCGCCCTCTACACCTCCGGCGAGGGCGGGCTCGCGGCGGCCGAGCAGCTGCACGGCAAGGAGATGTCGTACAACAACTACACGGACACGGACGCCGCCCGCCGTGCCGCGTACGACCACGCCGAGCCCTGCGTCGCGATCATCAAGCACGCCAACCCCTGCGGCATCGCGATCGGCGCTGACGTCGCCGAGGCGCACCGCAAGGCGCACGCCTGCGACCCGGTCTCCGCGTACGGCGGTGTGATCGCCGTGAACCGGCCGGTCAGCAAGGAGATGGCCGAGCAGGTCGCCGAGATCTTCACCGAGGTCATCGTGGCCCCGGACTACGAGGAGGGCGCGCTGGAGGCCCTCACCAAGAAGAAGAACATCCGCGTGCTGCGCTGTCCCGACGGCCCGGCCCACCCGGTCGAGGTCAAGCCGATCGACGGCGGCGCGCTGCTCCAGGTCGCCGACCGGCTCCAGGCCGACGGCGACGACCCGGCCAACTGGACGCTCGCCAGCGGCGAAGCGCTCTCCGCCGAGGAGCTGAAGGAACTGGCCTTCGCCTGGAAGGCGTGCCGTGCGGTGAAGTCGAACGCGATCCTGCTCGCCAAGGACGGCGCCTCGGTCGGCGTCGGCATGGGCCAGGTCAACCGCGTGGACTCCTGCAAGCTGGCCGTCGAGCGGGCGGGCGAGGAGCGGGCCCGCGGCTCCTACGCGGCCTCCGACGCCTTCTTCCCCTTCCCCGACGGACCGGAGATCCTCATCGGTGCCGGCGTCCGGGCGATCGTCCAGCCGGGCGGCTCGATCCGCGACGAGCAGGTCGTGGAGGCCGCCAAGAAGGCAGGCGTGACCATGTACTTCACGGGCACGCGCCACTTCTTCCACTGA